In Oncorhynchus clarkii lewisi isolate Uvic-CL-2024 chromosome 16, UVic_Ocla_1.0, whole genome shotgun sequence, one genomic interval encodes:
- the LOC139368917 gene encoding ETS domain-containing protein Elk-1 isoform X1, with the protein MESNPLISAMDPSITLWQFLLHLLEDDSHRHLISWTSGDGEFKLLDAEEVARLWGLRKNKTNMNYDKLSRALRYYYDKNIIKKVSGQKFVYKFVAHPDPSSVDCVRGGEDSQQQENLDAAGQTKSPGGGSSNCPSKNLQMQRSSPVSVQRSSRNDYMKSGLYSTFTIQSLQAPCRTSPQPIKTELLNQDSSPRPHSADRTLREVRAHDEDLSILTMVCLDGQSSSMQGCGSVEGSLQVTLTHPSPCVTPALSPQTLSVSTTGSSKSQPQKTQNLCDPPQIYLTSVSDPGSLTPLTLTPVAAPGAPGECVVNQPQGHPVFVVIKPSHLVHSKEQNLTSEEELVKIMTLGEKHVVEVPESASGPREPETPLSIDVLPPCVEPVGQPVGEGEEQGKDEAHLPENSMTPAVALQAATHPAWSPQEVQPPKAKKPKVLELPSSSTLLPPGLSLDQVNAAVNSLLAPGSATNTLTPTVFTSHSLTPVLLTPSPLPSTIHFWSTLSPIAPRSPAKLSFQFPSNGSNHIHIPALSVDGLSTPVVLSPGPQKP; encoded by the exons CCATGGACCCGTCCATCACGTTGTGGCAGTTCCTGCTGCATCTCCTCGAGGACGACAGCCATAGGCACCTCATCTCCTGGACCTCTGGGGACGGGGAGTTCAAGCTGCTGGACGCAGAGGAGGTGGCACGCCTCTGGGGGCTCCGCAAGAACAAGACCAACATGAACTACGATAAACTAAGCAGGGCGCTGCGATACTACTATGATAAG AATATCATCAAGAAGGTGAGTGGGCAGAAGTTTGTCTACAAGTTTGTAGCCCACCCTGACCCTTCATCAGTGGACTGTGTCAGAGGCGGTGAGGATTCTCAGCAACAGGAGAATCTTGATGCAGCGGGCCAGACCAAGTCCCCAGGAGGGGGGTCTTCTAACTGCCCCTCCAAGAACCTGCAGATGCAGCGGTCCTCTCCAGTCTCTGTCCAGCGCAGCTCTCGCAACGACTACATGAAGTCAGGGCTCTACTCCACCTTCACCATCCAGTCCCTCCAAGCCCCCTGCAGGACCTCTCCACAGCCTATAAAGACTGAGCTGCTGAATCAGGACTCTTCCCCCAGACCCCACAGCGCTGATCGGACACTGCGGGAGGTGAGGGCCCATGACGAGGACCTCTCCATTTTAACCATG GTGTGTCTGGATGGCCAGAGCTCCTCCATGCAGGGCTGTGGCAGCGTAGAGGGTAGCCTGCAGGTCACACTGACTCATCCCTCGCCCTGTGTCACGCCTGCCCTCAGCCCCCAGACCTTGTCAGTGTCAACCACAGGCAGCTCG AAGTCTCAGCCACAGAAGACCCAGAACCTATGCGACCCTCCTCAGATCTATCTGACCAGTGTGTCGGACCCTGGCTCCCTCACTcctctgaccctgacccctgTTGCTGCACCTGGGGCCCCGGGGGAGTGTGTGGTGAACCAGCCTCAGGGCCATCCTGTCTTTGTGGTCATCAAGCCCTCACATTTGGTGCATTCCAAAGAGCAAAACCTCACGTCTGAAGAGGAACTGGTGAAGATCATGACCTTGGGGGAGAAACATGTTGTAGAG GTTCCGGAATCTGCATCAGGACCAAGGGAACCTGAAACCCCCCTCTCCATTGATGTCCTCCCACCCTGCGTGGAACCAGTGGGCCAGCCTGTTGGGGAAGGGGAGGAACAAGGCAAAGATGAGGCCCATTTACCAG AAAATTCCATGACTCCAGCAGTTGCTCTTCAAGCGGCTACTCATCCAGCCTGGTCGCCCCAGGAAGTACAACCCCCGAAAGCCAAGAAGCCCAAAGTCCTAGAACTGCCCTCTTCCTCAACCCTCCTACCCCCTGGTCTGTCACTGGATCAGGTCAATGCTGCCGTCAACAGCCTTCTGGCCCCTGGAAGTGCCACCAACACTCTGACTCCTACAGTGTTCACCTCCCATTCTCTG ACTCCGGTATTACTGACACCAagtcctctcccctccaccaTCCACTTCTGGAGCACACTCAGTCCCATTGCTCCCCGGAGCCCGGCCAAGCTCTCCTTTCAG TTCCCCTCCAATGGAAGCAATCATATCCATATCCCTGCCTTGAGTGTGGACGGCCTGTCTACTCCTGTAGTGCTGTCGCCAGGCCCACAGAAACCATGA
- the LOC139368917 gene encoding ETS domain-containing protein Elk-1 isoform X2, which translates to MESNPLISAMDPSITLWQFLLHLLEDDSHRHLISWTSGDGEFKLLDAEEVARLWGLRKNKTNMNYDKLSRALRYYYDKNIIKKVSGQKFVYKFVAHPDPSSVDCVRGGEDSQQQENLDAAGQTKSPGGGSSNCPSKNLQMQRSSPVSVQRSSRNDYMKSGLYSTFTIQSLQAPCRTSPQPIKTELLNQDSSPRPHSADRTLREVCLDGQSSSMQGCGSVEGSLQVTLTHPSPCVTPALSPQTLSVSTTGSSKSQPQKTQNLCDPPQIYLTSVSDPGSLTPLTLTPVAAPGAPGECVVNQPQGHPVFVVIKPSHLVHSKEQNLTSEEELVKIMTLGEKHVVEVPESASGPREPETPLSIDVLPPCVEPVGQPVGEGEEQGKDEAHLPENSMTPAVALQAATHPAWSPQEVQPPKAKKPKVLELPSSSTLLPPGLSLDQVNAAVNSLLAPGSATNTLTPTVFTSHSLTPVLLTPSPLPSTIHFWSTLSPIAPRSPAKLSFQFPSNGSNHIHIPALSVDGLSTPVVLSPGPQKP; encoded by the exons CCATGGACCCGTCCATCACGTTGTGGCAGTTCCTGCTGCATCTCCTCGAGGACGACAGCCATAGGCACCTCATCTCCTGGACCTCTGGGGACGGGGAGTTCAAGCTGCTGGACGCAGAGGAGGTGGCACGCCTCTGGGGGCTCCGCAAGAACAAGACCAACATGAACTACGATAAACTAAGCAGGGCGCTGCGATACTACTATGATAAG AATATCATCAAGAAGGTGAGTGGGCAGAAGTTTGTCTACAAGTTTGTAGCCCACCCTGACCCTTCATCAGTGGACTGTGTCAGAGGCGGTGAGGATTCTCAGCAACAGGAGAATCTTGATGCAGCGGGCCAGACCAAGTCCCCAGGAGGGGGGTCTTCTAACTGCCCCTCCAAGAACCTGCAGATGCAGCGGTCCTCTCCAGTCTCTGTCCAGCGCAGCTCTCGCAACGACTACATGAAGTCAGGGCTCTACTCCACCTTCACCATCCAGTCCCTCCAAGCCCCCTGCAGGACCTCTCCACAGCCTATAAAGACTGAGCTGCTGAATCAGGACTCTTCCCCCAGACCCCACAGCGCTGATCGGACACTGCGGGAG GTGTGTCTGGATGGCCAGAGCTCCTCCATGCAGGGCTGTGGCAGCGTAGAGGGTAGCCTGCAGGTCACACTGACTCATCCCTCGCCCTGTGTCACGCCTGCCCTCAGCCCCCAGACCTTGTCAGTGTCAACCACAGGCAGCTCG AAGTCTCAGCCACAGAAGACCCAGAACCTATGCGACCCTCCTCAGATCTATCTGACCAGTGTGTCGGACCCTGGCTCCCTCACTcctctgaccctgacccctgTTGCTGCACCTGGGGCCCCGGGGGAGTGTGTGGTGAACCAGCCTCAGGGCCATCCTGTCTTTGTGGTCATCAAGCCCTCACATTTGGTGCATTCCAAAGAGCAAAACCTCACGTCTGAAGAGGAACTGGTGAAGATCATGACCTTGGGGGAGAAACATGTTGTAGAG GTTCCGGAATCTGCATCAGGACCAAGGGAACCTGAAACCCCCCTCTCCATTGATGTCCTCCCACCCTGCGTGGAACCAGTGGGCCAGCCTGTTGGGGAAGGGGAGGAACAAGGCAAAGATGAGGCCCATTTACCAG AAAATTCCATGACTCCAGCAGTTGCTCTTCAAGCGGCTACTCATCCAGCCTGGTCGCCCCAGGAAGTACAACCCCCGAAAGCCAAGAAGCCCAAAGTCCTAGAACTGCCCTCTTCCTCAACCCTCCTACCCCCTGGTCTGTCACTGGATCAGGTCAATGCTGCCGTCAACAGCCTTCTGGCCCCTGGAAGTGCCACCAACACTCTGACTCCTACAGTGTTCACCTCCCATTCTCTG ACTCCGGTATTACTGACACCAagtcctctcccctccaccaTCCACTTCTGGAGCACACTCAGTCCCATTGCTCCCCGGAGCCCGGCCAAGCTCTCCTTTCAG TTCCCCTCCAATGGAAGCAATCATATCCATATCCCTGCCTTGAGTGTGGACGGCCTGTCTACTCCTGTAGTGCTGTCGCCAGGCCCACAGAAACCATGA